A genome region from Hevea brasiliensis isolate MT/VB/25A 57/8 chromosome 9, ASM3005281v1, whole genome shotgun sequence includes the following:
- the LOC110637546 gene encoding uncharacterized protein At5g01610 yields the protein MSLAAISTLILLLLSSLAASSPAAIADDTPTAYEVLAGYNFPIGILPKGATGYELDTGTGKFLAYLNGSCSFALEGSYQLKYKSTISGYISQNKLTKLTGISVKVLFLWLNIVEVVRNGDDLGFSVGIASANFPIDNFYVCPQCGCGLNCNNVKVSNLRTNPFVSST from the coding sequence ATGTCTCTTGCGGCCATTTCCACCCTCATCCTCCTCCTCCTATCATCGCTTGCCGCCTCATCTCCCGCCGCCATCGCCGATGATACTCCGACGGCGTATGAGGTCCTCGCGGGATACAACTTCCCAATTGGTATCCTCCCTAAGGGCGCGACAGGGTACGAATTAGACACAGGCACGGGTAAATTCCTCGCCTATTTGAACGGTTCGTGCAGCTTCGCTCTGGAAGGTTCCTATCAGCTGAAATACAAATCAACAATCAGTGGTTACATAAGCCAAAACAAGCTCACAAAGCTGACTGGCATAAGCGTGAAAGTGCTTTTCTTGTGGTTGAATATTGTGGAGGTGGTTAGAAATGGAGATGATCTTGGATTTTCCGTTGGGATTGCGTCGGCGAATTTCCCTATTGATAATTTCTACGTGTGCCCGCAGTGTGGGTGTGGATTGAATTGCAATAATGTGAAGGTAAGCAACCTTAGAACCAACCCCTTTGTTTCCTCAACTTAG
- the LOC110637543 gene encoding mediator of RNA polymerase II transcription subunit 28 isoform X1, translating to MAERQALEQQQQRLLEPAREDMLDCVMHLENALLPCLPARELQAIDRSPHPSHQIDVERHARDFMEAAKKLQLYFIGLQREDQPTVAETLRKEIAVMEEELKIKDGIIKKQERLIQGWRKELKDQLDKHKTELERV from the exons ATGGCGGAGAGGCAAGCGCTGGAGCAGCAACAACAGCGACTACTAGAGCCAGCAAGAGAAGACATGCTTGATTGCGTTATGCACTTAGAAAACGCTTTGCTTCCTTGCTTGCCCGCCAGGGAGCTCCAAGCCATTGATCGCTCTCCTCACCCTTCTCATCAGA TTGATGTTGAAAGGCATGCCAGAGATTTCATGGAGGCTGCCAAGAAACTTCAACTTTATTTTATTGGTCTCCAACGTGAAGATCAACCAACTGTGGCTGAAACACTGAGAAAG GAGATTGCTGTGATGGAAGAAGAGTTGAAGATAAAGGATGGGATTATTAAGAAGCAAGAGAGACTGATCCAAGGATGGAGGAAGGAGTTGAAAGACCAACTGGATAAACACAAAACTGAATTGGAGAGGGTGTAA
- the LOC110637543 gene encoding mediator of RNA polymerase II transcription subunit 28 isoform X2, which produces MAERQALEQQQQRLLEPAREDMLDCVMHLENALLPCLPARELQAIDRSPHPSHQIDVERHARDFMEAAKKLQLYFIGLQREDQPTVAETLRKSCCMWCICCIFTGDCCDGRRVEDKGWDY; this is translated from the exons ATGGCGGAGAGGCAAGCGCTGGAGCAGCAACAACAGCGACTACTAGAGCCAGCAAGAGAAGACATGCTTGATTGCGTTATGCACTTAGAAAACGCTTTGCTTCCTTGCTTGCCCGCCAGGGAGCTCCAAGCCATTGATCGCTCTCCTCACCCTTCTCATCAGA TTGATGTTGAAAGGCATGCCAGAGATTTCATGGAGGCTGCCAAGAAACTTCAACTTTATTTTATTGGTCTCCAACGTGAAGATCAACCAACTGTGGCTGAAACACTGAGAAAG TCATGCTGTATGTGGTGCATCTGTTGCATTTTTACAGGAGATTGCTGTGATGGAAGAAGAGTTGAAGATAAAGGATGGGATTATTAA
- the LOC110637542 gene encoding U1 small nuclear ribonucleoprotein A gives MALLEQKNVADVNNVNTGTEIPPNVTIYINNLNEKIKIDELKKSLHAVFSQFGKILEILAFKTLKHKGQAWVVFEDAQSATNAMRQMQSFPFYDKPMRIQFAKTKSDIIAKADGTFVPREKRKRHEEKGKKKKEQHDANQAGIGLAPAYAGAYGATPPLSQIPYPGGAKSMAPEAPAPPNNILFIQNLPNETTPMMLQMLFQQYPGFKEVRMVETKPGIAFVEYGDEMQSTVAMHGLQGFKIQQNSMLITYAKK, from the exons ATGGCGTTGCTAGAGCAAAAGAACGTGGCGGATGTGAATAATGTGAATACAGGCACCGAAATCCCTCCCAATGTCACCATTTACATCAACAATCTCAACGAGAAAATCAAAATCGATG AATTGAAAAAATCACTCCACGCGGTGTTCTCTCAATTCGGGAAGATTTTGGAGATTTTGGCATTCAAGACGCTGAAACACAAAGGGCAAGCTTGGGTTGTTTTCGAGGATGCTCAATCAGCAACTAATGCTATGAGGCAAATGCAATCTTTCCCCTTTTATGACAAGCCCATG AGAATACAATTTGCAAAAACTAAATCAGATATCATTGCGAAAGCTGATGGCACTTTTGTTCCAAGGGAAAAACGAAAGAGGCACGAAGAGAAAG gaaaaaagaagaaagagcAGCATGATGCTAATCAAGCTGGGATTGGTCTGGCTCCTGCTTATGCTGGTGCCTATGGTGCAACTCCTCCG TTATCACAAATACCCTATCCAGGTGGTGCAAAATCTATGGCTCCTGAGGCTCCAGCTCCACCAAACAATATACTCTTTATTCAAAATCTTCCGAATGAGACAACTCCAATGATGCTGCAAATGTTATTCCAGCAGTACCCTGGATTTAAGGAGGTTAGGATGGTGGAAACAAAGCCAGGGATTGCCTTTGTAGAGTACGGAGATGAGATGCAGTCAACAGTTGCAATGCATGGACTTCAGGGTTTCAAGATACAGCAAAATTCAATGTTAATTACCTATGCCAAGAAATAG
- the LOC110637541 gene encoding poly [ADP-ribose] polymerase 2-A translates to MPSKSVLPVLSSTSKKMVIKFKADKLGTELSRRGPRATETKPKPERLESAHGKEKHSGVSVGKKRQRKSRADDLDGIKKVKAIEDLREQTILRGISSSGSKPEIIDRLCAAESEMESKDLADSHEVKEENEGKETSKEEKQPTNKKGSAVPDQYLPDHIKTHYHVLEQGENIYDATLNQTNVGDNNNKFYVIQALESNDGGQFMVYTRWGRVGIKGQDKLQGPYTSSESAVQEFEAKFFSKTKNHWSNRKEFICHPKCYVLLEMDYKAEQESDEKPTIVKSSQQTRGLILKKEKDEKMKMKECCHLLEQIICLIKHIYIIHCFFFNFFFLNHDAHCREFYTIIPHDFGFRKMRDFVIDTHYKLKCKLEMVEALGEIELAASLFKDDIYSQEDPLYSHYQCLRCELVPLEVGSTEFSMIEKYIHNTADETHYRIDIVNTFKASREGENERFEKFSRTKNRMLLWHGSRLTNWTGILSQGLRIAPPEAPSRGYCFGKGIYFADMFAKSVPYCGADWVNSDAVLILCEVALGNINEIQNFEHIADQLPKGKLSAKAIGRTEPDPSEFEVFEDGIIVPQGKPIEQTRLKAVCGMNEYIIFNIDQIRIRYVVHVKLCYNGVK, encoded by the exons ATGCCCTCCAAGTCAGTCCTACCAGTACTGAGTTCCACATCCAAGAAAATGGTAATCAAGTTCAAAGCAGACAAGCTTGGAACAGAGCTTTCCAGGCGTGGTCCAAGAGCCACTGAAACCAAGCCCAAACCG GAAAGGCTGGAATCAGCTCATGGAAAGGAAAAACATTCTGGTGTTTCAGTTGGCAAAAAGCGGCAAAGAAAATCAAGAGCCGATGATTTGGATGGAATCAAGAAAGTCAAGGCCATTGAGGATCTTCGTGAACAAACAATCCTTAGGGGCATTTCGTCAAGCGGGTCAAAGCCAGAAATAATAGATAGGCTTTGTGCTGCTGAGTCAGAAATGGAGTCCAAGGACCTTGCAGATTCACATGAAG TTaaagaagaaaatgaaggaaaagaaACAAGCAAAGAAGAAAAGCAACCCACCAATAAGAAGGGCAGTGCAGTCCCGGACCAGTATCTGCCAGATCATATAAAGACACATTACCATGTTTTGGAACAA GGGGAAAATATTTACGATGCCACGTTGAACCAGACAAATGTTGGGGATAATAATAACAAGTTCTACGTGATTCAAGCTCTTG AATCCAATGATGGAGGTCAATTCATGGTGTATACTAGATGGGGCAGAGTGGGAATAAAAGGTCAAGACAAGTTGCAAGGCCCTTATACATCAAGCGAAAGTGCAGTACAGGAGTTTGAAGCAAAATTCTTTTCAAAGACTAAGAATCACTGGTCCAACAGGAAAGAATTCATTTGCCATCCGAAGTGCTATGTTTTACTGGAAATGGACTATAAGGCTGAGCAAGAATCAGAT GAAAAGCCTACTATTGTAAAGTCATCCCAGCAAACAAG AGGATTGATATTGAAAAAAGAGAAAgatgagaagatgaagatgaaagAAT GTTGCCACTTG CTTGAACAAATAATTTGTTTGATAAAGCATATATACATTAtacattgttttttttttaattttttttttttgaatcatgaTGCTCATTGCAGGGAATTTTATACAATAATACCCCATGACTTTGGTTTTAGAAAAATGC GTGACTTTGTTATTGATACCCATTACAAATTGAAATGCAAGCTGGAGATG GTTGAAGCTTTGGGTGAAATTGAATTAGCTGCTTCATTATTCAAGGATGACATCTATTCGCAG GAAGACCCACTTTATTCCCATTATCAGTGCCTTCGTTGTGAATTAGTACCACTGGAAGTCGGTTCGACAGAATTCTCAATG ATTGAAAAGTATATACATAATACTGCGGATGAAACTCATTATAGAATTGATATCGTTAACACATTTAAGGCTTCCAGGGAAGGTGAGAATGAACGGTTCGAGAAG TTCTCTCGTACCAAAAATAGAATGCTCTTATGGCATGGGTCTCGGCTGACAAACTGGACTGGAATTTTATCACAAG GTTTACGCATTGCTCCTCCAGAAGCACCTTCAAGAGGTTACTGTTTTGGCAAGGGGATATATTTTGCTGATATGTTTGCCAAAAGTGTGCCTTATTGTGGTGCGGATTGGGTAAATTCCGATGCTGTGCTGATTTTATGTGAG GTTGCACTGGGGAACATAAACGAGATTCAAAATTTTGAACACATTGCTGACCAGTTGCCGAAGGGAAAGCTAAG TGCAAAAGCAATTGGCAGAACTGAACCAGACCCCTCAGAGTTTGAGGTTTTTGAAGATGGTATAATTGTTCCACAAGGAAAGCCCATAGAGCAAACAAGGCTCAAG GCCGTATGTGGTATGAATGAGTACATAATATTCAACATAGATCAGATTCGAATACGTTACGTCGTTCATGTGAAGCTATGCTACAATGGGGTGAAATGA
- the LOC110637547 gene encoding indole-3-acetic acid-induced protein ARG2, translating to MARSFSNAKVLSALITKAINRRGFSAAAAAPQGVVSSLPKGGASMVKKTAAENIASAEKVSWVPDPRTGFYRPENVAEEIDVAELRALLLKKH from the coding sequence ATGGCTCGCTCTTTCTCAAACGCAAAGGTTCTTTCTGCTTTGATCACCAAGGCAATCAACAGGCGAGGATTTTCAGCGGCGGCTGCTGCACCTCAAGGAGTTGTGTCCAGCCTGCCTAAAGGAGGAGCTTCCATGGTCAAGAAAACAGCGGCGGAGAATATTGCTTCCGCCGAGAAGGTCTCGTGGGTTCCAGACCCCCGTACCGGATTCTACAGACCGGAGAATGTAGCGGAGGAGATTGATGTGGCCGAGCTAAGAGCTTTGCTTTTGAAGAAGCATTGA